The genomic segment CTTCCTTGCTtttaccaaaaaattaaaaataaataacacttCAATGAGGATGAAGTTTGGAtgattttctacattttatttcaCTGACAGCCAGTTAAAATGAATGTGCCTAATTAATAAGCTCTTTAAAAATCAAGATGTTACTGAGATATTTGATCACAAACTAGAATTTTAGTTTCAGGAAATACCTTGATATGGTCACTGAAATCTTATTACAGATTACAAAGTTAGGGGCAAAACTGAGATTAAATCAGGCATCCTCAATTATGGAACAGTGTCTTCACATTTTATGAAGTTGCCTTAAATGTATTgtaacatttttcatttcatcctTTTTATAAAGGAATAGGGTTTTTTCCCCAATATAGTAGAGTGATTATACCCTTCCTACAAGCATTAGACCTATGGAAAATCCAAGCATTTCTACATCAGAAAACCTGACATATATCAGAAACTACCCTGATAAATCAGCCAGTCTTGGAAGAACTGGTTTCATAAGCATTCTAGGTTTCCTTACCTTCTAAACCGAACATATTTGTTCAGTCCATCTGACATTCATACTTCATCTCTATGCATTTCTTGACACTCACTGTGAAGTAAATAAAGGAGACATTACAAGTTGATTACTTACATAGGTGCCATACTGGTGGTCTAAATGTGAAGCATAGGCTTCAGATTAGTTGGAAGAAGGATGAAGAAAAGGCTTTATAGTGGTGCCTTTTTATCTGGACCTTTTTTTTATAAAGTTGATTAGGATTTTACCAGTCTAATCAGCAGAAAGACATTCTGATAAAAGAGAAGTAGAAGTGGTAGAAGATTGATGAATACAAGCGACTTCTAGCTAGAATATACTTTTTTTGTGAACTGAAGTAACAGGAAGTCAGGCTGGATTGGTAGATGGGAGGTGAATTTGGATACGCTGTAAAGAACCATTGAGGTTTTTAatggagtgagagagagtgaCGTGATAAGATCTGTATTTTTAAAGCTAATAGCAGTTCGAAAAAGAAAGAATTACTAAAGTTTATCTTAACACATGATTATATTTTACATCTACCACAATCATGTAGGTTTTTTCTCTTTATAGGTACTGagatttcttccttcttacttgTCATGACTAGTATTGCCTTGATGTCTTAAATCTTCCCTTCCAAGGCCCAGATCAGATATCAACTCTTCTGAACAATCTCTCTTCCCAAATAAGTGCTGCTTCTGAATATCTTGATTATGAGTATCAATCCTCAGGCCAATCCTTGGCCTACATCTTTTGGCTCTGAAAGAGCCTTtgaattttggaaatatttttagtttcaaaggtcagaaaacattttctttgaatgtcatttttcttataaaaataaggGAACAGGAATCTTACATTTCTTAAACAACCAATCTCCCTCTGAAACTGTCCAAATGAAGACTTTATTCTTGATGATAGGACAAAACTAAAGAGTTTTATCTAAAAGTATGCTTATGTGAGGAATTCAAgatgaaattaattaattactagcTAGTACCCCTGACAATGCTTTTAATCCACTGACACCTCACCCACCAGAACTCTTATCTGGGAATCTGTCTCTCTGGAATATGGCCAAAaaccagaaggaaaataaaaatgacactAGGCATATAAAATAAATGCCACTTAGGCTGTGCTCTTGCTCCCAGGAGAATCCCTTAGGCTCTCACCAAGAACTTTTTGAAATCAACTATTCTTTGAAGTTTGGTTATTTGGTCTCTTAACCCATAGCAGGATAAGAGTAGCTGGTTAGAAGAGGGGAATGCTGCTAGAGACAGGTATGCCAAACAGCAAGAAATGATAGCTGATAACCTGACAGGAAAAAACCAAAATCTATTAAATATGCATAAGACCTCAAAGCAAGGCTGTATAAGGCCTTAACATAAGGATCAGCATTCTTGTACAATTCTTTACAGCGCCTGAAGACATCACTGCACTTCAGCTGAATATAAATGGATTTATTCATATTACGATGTCCTGTAGTCATAAAGGATTTactcttttatttatataaaaaaagcTTACTGTATTCTGTTAAAAGATGATAGAGTAATAACATGGTAGATATATTTCCATCCAAAGaggtaaaaatgaaaatctgCAGCCTTCTAGAAATGTCAGCCATCCTAAACTCTTCATTCCCTGAGGGTTTCATATATTCTGGGTCATAAGTTCCCACTTAATTCTATACTCTAGGTGATTATTACACCAATGTAAGTACATTAACAGATTCATTTTCAACTCTAGATACCCCTAGAGTTAGTATGGTAAGTTTGAGATTAGAAATTTCAAAGGCTTAATGTTTTCACCTTATTGTACCTTTCTTGAATggattttcctctctgttcttttgaATAGgtttatagatattttttttccccccccttaGATTGGTCGGTCAACTGAAAGTCCCATTGACTTTGTAGTAACTGACACAGTTCCTGGAAGTCAAAGTAATTCTGATACACAGTCAGTGCAAAGCACTATATCAAGATTTGCCTGTAGAATCATATGTGAACGGAATCCCCCCTTTACAGCACGGATTTATGCTGCAGGATTTGACTCATCAAAAAACATCTTTCTTGGGgtaaaaaatgttttcctaaatGATGCATTATTTTATAACCACTTCTTTTGCCAAAGTACAAGTAAACAGAAGCTTTCTATTCTTATCCCTACTAGGAGAAGGCTGCCAAATGGAAGACATCAGATGGGCAGATGGATGGCTTGACCACTAATGGTGTTCTTGTTATGCATCCACGCAATGGGTTTACAGAAGACTCCAAGCCTGGAATATGGAGAGAAATATCAGTGTGTGGAAATGTATTCAGCCTACGTGAAACCAGATCAGCTCAGCAGAGAGGAAAAATGGTAAGTGCTAAGATGTAGCTTCTTATTTAGTTATAATAAACACATAGGCTGAGCCGGACTGGATGCATAGCATAGTCCCAAACACTCTTACATTTCTTGCTGACACAGAGTAGTAAGTCTGACTGTCAAATGCTGACTACTAAACACTATGCTAGAGGATATTATCTTTATGTTTCAGTTAGGACACtctagaaatttattctttcacatgtTAATACGGTTTAAAACCTAAACTCTCCTAAATTAAGTAGCACCCTGTTTATTTTCTACTTATCTGTATGTATATCTTTGACCATAATATTTATTGGAAATATTAGACTTACTAATTAGCCAGATGTTTTAATCATGAACTGTCTTTTCTAGCTTAAAAGAAATGTTACTGCTTAATATTTTATCCTGATTTTCAAACTTATATTTTTCATGATTGCCAGTGGAATTCCTTAATTATGTAGTAACAGTCATAGGAAATTTCAGTTCTTGAATAAGGAGGACCTAAGACAAAATTGTTATGTAAAAATCCAAAACACAGGGGTGAATGTGTGCTTTGATTCGTGTTTCCTCTAGGTGGAAATCGAGACCAATCAGTTACAAGATGGCTCATTGATTGACCTCTGTGGAGCAACATTGCTGTGGCGTACTGCAGAAGGCCTGTCCCGCACTCCCACAGTGAAGCATTTAGAAGCTTTGAGACAGGAAATCAATGCCGCGAGACCTCAGTGCCCTGTAGGGTTCAACACTCTAGCATTTCCAAGTATGAAGAGGAAAGATGTTGTCGATGAAAAACAACCATGGGTCTATCTAAACTGTGGCCACGTTCATGGCTATCATAACTGGGGAAACAAAGAAGAACGTGATGGAAAAGATCGTGAATGTCCTATGTGTAGGTCTGTTGGTCCTTATGTCCCTCTGTGGCTTGGATGTGAAGCTGGATTTTATGTGGATGCTGGCCCTCCAACCCATGCGTTTAGCCCATGTGGGCATGTGTGTTCAGAAAAGACAACTGCCTACTGGTCCCAGATCCCGCTTCCTCATGGTACTCATACTTTTCATGCAGCGTGTCCCTTTTGTGCACATCAATTGGCTGGTGAACAAGGCTACATCAGACTTATTTTCCAAGGACCTCTAGACTAACAGACAGTTGTACTCCAAGACCACGTTATAAATTTATAAGCTAAGTGAGTTGGGTTTTCCAACCTGTTGTCCACGTCACAGTTTCTCTGCTCTGGTCATTTGCATTAAGATGAAGAATTTTTTTAGACATTTATAATAAATAGTACAATTTCTGATCAAAAACCTGGGAAACTCAAACAAAGGAATTTCTGAAAGTACCAGACTTCAGAATTCCgagttttgaaaatatattttgaggaaaaaaagacaTAGTCTAATTTGATGCCTTCATTGTAGTGTCTTTGAATCACCCATCCTCAGTGTTGAAAAATGTTTTGTATAACTGAGGGGACTGTTGGTTCAAACTATGTTAGTTTACTGTTTGCTGCAAACATTGTAAAATACAGCAACAtgtatattaacttttttttctatttatctttatTATAGAAAATATCTTAGAATGTTCTTGGTAGAGTAGCATGGTAAATGATGGTGTCACACTCTTGGTGTGAATGGTAGTTTAGTGAGCATAGCTCAAGGATTTGCAAGGTTAGGAACAAGGACAAGAGAGCCTCTCTCCCATCCCCATCTAAATATGgaatttggtaaattaaaatacttTGTAAAACCAAATTCATGTCAATTACCATTGTGTAAGAGGTGTTTGTTTTTAACCACATTGAAGATTATcaggaaagatttttttccttaatgtttcTCTTAAGTATAGTACTATCACAAAAACTTAATGCTAAgaaacattttatatgctcctttGAATATGCAATTTAATGTAGATTATCTATTTTTCTCCCATGATAACTAATCTGTTTTTAGTATCAGCAACATTTGGCAAGTTTGTTTTTTAGATATAAACTGTGGTTCATCTGTTCACTGTTTTCTACAAAAAAATTACTCCCATGAGAAAAAGCATAAATTAACAAGAAAGGAGAGTGACTTGATttgctttagaaaaagaaatgcttaattaattaattattctaTATTTGGCCTTATCCAGGCATTAAGAATACAGGTGATTAAAGGGATAACTGAAAATAGTGCCCCCCTCCCCCCGCCAACCCTTTTTTTAACCTAGTAGATAGGCCTTAACTATGGGCTTGAATCCTAAGGAGAGTTGCCACAGTGGGACCCAAGGAAATGTTGGTTGGCACATGAGCACAAGTGACAGCCAAGTGGGGGAATGTACTTGCATGGTCTGTTAATTCTCTTATTCCAGTAAGTTCTTAGCTTTCAGAAGCAAgaaaattgttcttctttccccaacccccaccctcactcttttttctttttttgatgcacCACAAGGAAAGTATAGACAGTTGCACTACATACATCAAACCGTTTGTGACACTTGTAGAAATCAATACACTTTTAGATTAGAAAGAAtaactttttaaacttttgatttgttttcctttagttTAAAAAGTTGTATGATGCTTAATTGACTAGcaaatttttgtatgtggtagcATAGCTTTAATTTATCCTATTACAGTGCTGTTCTGAATTTTCTTTTggcttagaaaaaaaacaaaccttgtTGCTTAGAAGCCATgaactgttttattttacttcaacTTGTCaaaatttccttgtttttaaaaatgatcatttgGGTTCACTCAGGAAGTGCATGTCAGGAAACTTGTATTATAAGTTTACCAGTTGTGATGTATCAGTAACTGCTGTTACcctttttcaaagaaatataacTGATTTTGAAGTTTTCTAGATTGTCACATGCCTTGTGACTAATGCCAGGAAATCAAGTCTTGTGTTGTATTTGTTCTAGTCATTTCTATTCAAGCTATATATTGTAGCTAATTTTTATTTGCAATTAATTTATTCAAACTAAGTAAATACTTTTCAAAATAGATACTAAAATTTGTCTCTGTGAGTTCATTTCTGCATAACTGAGAATGGGCaaccagaaatgaaaacttgTTGACAAATCCACCCCCACTCCAAAAATGTTTCACTTGAAATAGATGAGTTTGCATTTAATGTAATACTCTAAATCTCTCGTTCCCttgcaaaataatcttttttgtATTAATAAAGGAACTTTGTTTAGTGGTTGAATAATTGAGGACTTTTTCTAAGTTGTCCTGCTAGAGAATTGGCTCTTTGCAAGTTGCATACTAGACTGTTTAAATAGTGCCTCAGTGGCCATAAAAGGTTCATAGTCTTCCCAAAGTGCCTGAATTTCCTCCTGGCAACTGGGAAAAATCTGGTTCATTTCCTATGAAATTCAGGTTTTGAGAACTCATAATTTATGTCTTTAGGTACTTTTCTATTCAAGCAAtttgaatattcttttattttgacAATACCTAATGAAACAGTTTGACTGAGCTATATTGAGGGAATGTCAGTATTCTGGTCAAGGAGAAAAAGTTGTATTATTCTTACTAAATGTGTTCTCAAGAAAGATTGTCTTAATGGCTTAATTCTTTTACCAAACCAGTCTTAAAAGCCAAATGTCCTTAAATTTGTACAGGGAATTAAATTTCCCTCTGCCTAACATGTTAGGGTCATGAAGCTAGATATGGTGAGTATCCAGAAGGAGTCATCTATTATCAGATTATCTTCTTGAAGCTTTAATTGCTTACCTCCATCATGTAAAAATCTAGTACatgtaaaacaggaataaataaTGCTTAAAAATATGATTACATCTAACATGAGTAGTCCCACTCCACTCTTCCCTCAGGATACCTCAAGAACCATGTGTGATGCATAACCTTCTGATACATAGACTGGGTGAGGGCATCAGTGAAAATCCATCCATTATTCTTAAATTTATAAGTAAAGATAATCCTAACACTTTGGTCTGTCAGCCTGATGGATCATCTTATGCTACCCCACTTTAGAGACTATTGGCTAAAAAATTCTGTGATCCATTTTTTGTGTTGTGTATGTTCTAAGCATTATTCCTGTAACAAATCAGATCACCAAAATACTACATAACTGAACTACATTAGTCTATCAACAACTTTCACTGCCAGAATTACTCTTACATAACTATGGTTTAAGGTCATGTCCTCAAATTTTATCCATGCCTTCTCACAGCAGATACTTGAGTATCCACTAAGTGCTAAACCCTGTTCTAAACATTGGGTAATGTAgcagaaaaaaatccctgcctttGTAGGGTgtgtattgtttcttttggtttttattttttggtatcagtaatatacaaaacatgagcaacattgtggttactagattacccccattatcaggtgcccaccacataccccattatagtcactgtccatcactgtagtaacatgctatagagactacttgtcttctgtgtgctatactgccttccccgtgccacctcccccacattatgtgtgcaaattgtaatgcccctttttcccccttatccctccctttccacccatcctccccagtccctttccctttggtaactgttagtccattcttgggttctgtgagtctgctcctgtaatgttccttcagatttttctttgttcttatactccacagatgagtgaaatcatttcgtacttgtctttctccgcctggcttatatcactgaacatacccctctagctccatccatgttgttgcaaatgataggactgttttcttcttatagctgaataatactccattgtgtatatgtaccacatcttctttatccattcatctactgatggacacttaggctgcatccatttcttggctattataaatagagctgcaataaacaggggtgcatatgtctttttgaaactgggatcctgcattcttagggtaaattcctaggagtcgaattcctgggtcaattggtatttctatttttagttgaactaatttacattcccaccagcagtgtaggagggttcccctttctccacatcctcgccaacacttgttgtttgtcttttggatgctggccatcctaactagtgtgaggtgatatctcattgttattttaatttgcatttccctgatgattagggatgtggagcatcttttcatttgcctgttggccatctgaatttcctctttggagaagtatctattcagatcctctgcccattttttatttgggttattgttttttgtttgttgaggtgtgtgagctctttgtatattttggatgtcaaccccttatcagatatgtcatttatgaatatattctcccatactgtatgatgcctttttgttctactgatggtgccctttgctgtacagaaggtttttagtttgatatagtcccacttgttcatttttgcttttgtttcccttgcccatggagatatgttcatgaagaagttactcgtgtttatattcaagagagttttgcctatgttttcttctaagcgttttatggtttcatgacttaattcaggtctttgatccatttcgagtgtactttgtgtatggagttagacaataatccagtttcattcttttacatatagctgtccagttttgccaacaccagctgttgatgaggctgtcatttccccattgtatgtccatggctcctttatcgtatattaattgaccatatatgtttgggttaatatctggactattctgttccactggtgtatgggtctgtaatagtgccagtaccaaattgtcttgattactgtggctttgtagtagagctttaagttgggaagcgtgataccccctgctttaatcttccttctcaggattgctttggctatttggggtcttttgtggttccatatgaattttagaactatttgttccacttcgttgaggaatgctgttggtattttgatagggattgcattgaatctgtagattgctttaggcaggatagccattttaacaatattaatcttcctaccgaagagcatgggatgaatttccatctattagtgtcctctttaatttctctcaagagtgtcttgtagttttcagagtataggtctttcacttccttggtttggtttatgcctaggtattttattctttttgatgcaaatgtgaatggaattgttttcttgatttctctttctgctagttcatcgttagtgtataggaatgcaacagatttctgtgtattaattttgtatcctgcaactttgctgaattcagatgttctagtagttttagagtggattctttagggatttttatgtataatatcatgtcgtctgcaaacagggacagtttgacttcttccttgccaatctggatgccttttatttctttgtgttgtctgatttccatggctaggacccccagtactatgttgaataacagtggggagagtgggcatccttgtattgtttgtgatcttagaggaaaagctttcagcttctcactgttaagtatgatgttggctgtggatttgtcatatatggcgtttattatattgagatacttgccctctatacccattttgttgagagtctttatcatgaatggatgttgaattttgtcaaatgttttttcagcatctatggagatgatcatgtggtttttgtccttctttttgttgatgagtggatgatgttgattgattttctaatgttgtaccatccttggatccctgggatgaatcccacgtgatcatgatagatgatcttttagtgtatttttgaatttggtttgctaatattttgttgagtatttttgcatctatgttcatcagggatattggtctgtaattttgtttttttgtagtgtctttccctggttttggtattagggcagTGGGGGTCACAGGCCAGCAGTGCATGTTCTGCCGCAAgagctgcctgtgccagtcaaccatgagagggg from the Manis pentadactyla isolate mManPen7 chromosome 2, mManPen7.hap1, whole genome shotgun sequence genome contains:
- the PELI1 gene encoding E3 ubiquitin-protein ligase pellino homolog 1 is translated as MFSPDQENHPSKAPVKYGELIVLGYNGSLPNGDRGRRKSRFALFKRPKANGVKPSTVHIACTPQAAKAISNKDQHSISYTLSRAQTVVVEYTHDSNTDMFQIGRSTESPIDFVVTDTVPGSQSNSDTQSVQSTISRFACRIICERNPPFTARIYAAGFDSSKNIFLGEKAAKWKTSDGQMDGLTTNGVLVMHPRNGFTEDSKPGIWREISVCGNVFSLRETRSAQQRGKMVEIETNQLQDGSLIDLCGATLLWRTAEGLSRTPTVKHLEALRQEINAARPQCPVGFNTLAFPSMKRKDVVDEKQPWVYLNCGHVHGYHNWGNKEERDGKDRECPMCRSVGPYVPLWLGCEAGFYVDAGPPTHAFSPCGHVCSEKTTAYWSQIPLPHGTHTFHAACPFCAHQLAGEQGYIRLIFQGPLD